A segment of the Pedobacter faecalis genome:
TATGCGTAACCTTAATGGCCGGACCAGTAAAATTAACCGTGGCACCACGGTCGATATAACCCACCGCCACTACACCCTCAAACAGGCTCGCCCGCACCGTTGTGCTTTGTGCTTTCAGGGAAAAACAAGACATGCAAACAACCAGGCCGCCAATTACAGCAACTAAAAAAGTAACTCTCCACATAAACATTAAATAGAATTGGTAAGCACCTGTTCCTTGCTCTTTCCGTAAGTATAATAAATCGCAGCACCGGTGAACAGCAGTCCGCCTACGATATTTCCAGCCGTCACAATCAGTTGATTATACAACCACCAGTCGCCCACCGTAACCTTAGCGCCAAACATCATGCCCACGGGGATCACGAACATATTGACTACCGCATGCTCATACCCGAGTGCAAAAAAGATAAAGATCGGAATACCCGCAGCGAGGATTTTACCTACGGTCGATTTAGAAGTCATCGCCATCACCACACCCATACACACCATCCAGTTGCATAAAATAGCCTTCACAAAAGCCCCGAAGAGACCCGCACCACCATGCGCCGCATAGCCAATGGTCTTTTTCTCAGCGGCCGTCACCAGCATCAGTTCAATATTGCCCAGCAGCGTCGCCGTACCCATTTCAGAAGAAGCACTCCAAAACAGAAAAGCGAAGAGTAAACTACCGATCAGGTTACCGATGAACACCCAGAACAAATTCATGATCATCACAGTAGCCGATATCTTCTTCTCCAGCCAGGCCAGTGGCACCAGCGAAAAACTACCCGTTACCAGCTCAAGTCCGAGCAGCACAATAATCACAAAGCCCACCGGAAAAACCAGGGCCCCTGCCATACTCAATTTCGTTTGCGAGGCAGCCAGGTAAGCCAACGTTACAGAGATGCCCAGCAAGGCGCCCGACATCGCACCGCGGATCAGGAGATCCTTAACCGTTAACGCAGATTTAGCAAGTGCCGAACTCATCATCGTTCCGGCCACTTCTTTAGGAGATACATAATCCATCGTCTTAATTGCTAGCGGTTAAACCAATATATACCGTACCATCCTCCACCTTAACAGGATAAGTCTTCAAGCTTCCGCACGACTCCGCACTTAAGCATTCACCCGTACTCAGCGAAAAAGTCTTCTTATGAAAGGGACAGGCCACCTTAGGTTCGTCGGTAGCCGTACCAATCATCCCCCGGCTCAAGGCCATCTGCCGGCGGTGCGGACATTCATTCTGCGTGGCATACCACTCATTTCTGCGTTTAAAATAAAACAAGGCGATTTGCTCCTCCTCATGCTTCACACACACACCTCCATCTTCAGCGGCATCCTCAATACGGCAGGCTGCCAGCCAGTTTGTGTTTAGTTCCATATTCATTGGGTTTAAAAGTTTATTGCTTTATCCATTCCGCGGCCTTCTTCTGCCCGCGCATTTCCTCAAATCTTATCGATGGATCTTTAGCCACCGGGTCGTTCACAAAATAGCGGAAGCGCTTCCTGATCTCCGGATTCTCGATGGCCTCCTTCCATTCACAGGTATAATTTTTTATCAAAGCGTCCATTTCCCCTTCCCATTGTCCGGCCATACCCAGGCTATCATTTACGATCACATTGCGCAGGTAATCGATACCACCCTCCATCTTGTTCAGCCAGGTTGCCGTCCGCGTCAGCGGATCAGCCGTGCGAATGTAAAACATCAGAAAACGGTCGATATACCGGATACAGGTCTCACTATCCAGATCGCTCGCCAGCAATAAGGCATGCTGAGGCTTGCTGCCACCATTGCCGCACACATACAAGTTCCAGCCCTTTTCGGTAGCTATAATTCCAAAATCCTTGCTTTGCGCCTCAGCGCACTCGCGGATGCAGCCGCTTACGGCCGACTTAAACTTGTGCGGCGCACGAATACCCCGGTAACGCTCCTCTATCCGGATCGCAAAGCTCACACTATCGTGCAAACCAAAGCGGCACCAGGTACTTCCCACACAGCTTTTCACCGTGCGCAGGCCCTTACCATAAGCATGTCCGCTTTCAAACCCCGCAGCAATCAATTCCGACCAGATCAGCGGCAGATCGTTCAGATAAGCGCCAAACATATCAATACGCTGCCCGCCCGTAATCTTTGTATACAGATTATATTTCTTGGCCACACCGGCAATCACCATCAGCTTATCCGGCGTAATTTCACCCCCCGGAATCCGTGGCACCACCGAATACGAACCACCCTTCTGAATGTTTGCCAGAAAACGGTCGTTACTGTCCTGCGCCACGTCGTTACCCTTCTTCAGGATCATCTCGTTCCACAAACTCGCCAGCAGCGATACTACCAGCGGCTTGCACACCTCGCAGCCATCGCCCTTACCCAGCGCATCAAGCACCTCATTAAAACTCTTTAGCTCATGAATATGGATCAGGTCGAATAACTCCTGTCTGCTATAGGCGAAGTGCTCACAAATCACATTTCTGATGTACTTACCGTTCAACTTAAGCGTATGCAGCATC
Coding sequences within it:
- a CDS encoding formate/nitrite transporter family protein; this translates as MDYVSPKEVAGTMMSSALAKSALTVKDLLIRGAMSGALLGISVTLAYLAASQTKLSMAGALVFPVGFVIIVLLGLELVTGSFSLVPLAWLEKKISATVMIMNLFWVFIGNLIGSLLFAFLFWSASSEMGTATLLGNIELMLVTAAEKKTIGYAAHGGAGLFGAFVKAILCNWMVCMGVVMAMTSKSTVGKILAAGIPIFIFFALGYEHAVVNMFVIPVGMMFGAKVTVGDWWLYNQLIVTAGNIVGGLLFTGAAIYYTYGKSKEQVLTNSI
- the nirD gene encoding nitrite reductase small subunit NirD, with the protein product MELNTNWLAACRIEDAAEDGGVCVKHEEEQIALFYFKRRNEWYATQNECPHRRQMALSRGMIGTATDEPKVACPFHKKTFSLSTGECLSAESCGSLKTYPVKVEDGTVYIGLTASN